CAGGGGCTAAAGTTACTTTTTACAACTATCAACAACAGCCTCTGGGGCAAGTGGTAACAGATGTTGAAGGCATGTCCGTTTTTGATGGAGATCGTCCGGCTTATTTTGCGATTGCCGAGAGTAACGGTCAAAAAACGTATGTAAAACTAAATGATGGTAATGCGCTTTCCGTTAGTAAGTTTAAAGTTTCCGGAGTAGCGCTTCAAAAAGGACTTAAGGGTTTCATTTTTGGCGAAAGAGGTGTCTGGAGACCTGGAGATGATATTTTTCTTTCTTTTATGCTGAATGATAAGGCACATGAATTACCGGAAAATCATCCTGTAAAGTTAGAGTTGTTTGATCCTTACAATAAAGTTGTTCATCGTGAGGTCAGAACAAACGGGCTCAATAATTTTTATCAGTTTAATCTTAAAACAGACGAAAATGTGCCTACCGGTAATTGGTTGGCGAAAATTTCGGTTGGTGGTGCTACATTTACAAAATCTCTTAAATTAGAGACCATCAAACCAAATCGGTTGAAGATAAAAACGGAATTTGATGATGAAATTTTGAATGCATCCAAATCCATTACCGGTAGTATGGAGGTAAAGTGGTTGCACGGCGCAATTGCGAAAAATCTAAAAGCTGATATTACTGCGAAATTCAATGCAACAACTACCACATTCAATACGTTTCCTGGTTACGTTTTTGAGGACCCTACCCGTAATTTTTCGGTAGAAGATCAAGTGGTTTTTGATGGAAAGGTAGATGGTGAGGGCAAGACACGTTTTAGTATGAATCCTCAGTTAACGACTATGGCACCCGGTATGTTAAAAGCAGCATTTATAACCAAGGTGTATGAAAATGGAGGTGATTTTAGTACAGATGTGTTCTCTAAAACTTATTCACCGTACAATACCTACGTTGGGCTGACCGTTCCTAAAGGCGATAAAACCAGGGGAATGCTATTGACAGATACACCTCATACATTTGATGTGGTTACGGTAGATGAAAAGGGCAGCCCTAAGGCTACTAAGAGCTTAAATGTGACTATTCATAAAGTAAGTTGGAGATGGTGGTGGGATACCTCTGCGGACAATTTATCCAATTATAGCAGTAGTCAATACCATGAAAAAGTATTTGAAAAAACAATCAGCACCAATGCCAGTGGAAAGGGTAATTTTAAGTTTGAATTAAAGTACCCGGAATGGGGTAGGTATTTGGTGCGCGTGCAAGACCCTAACGGAGGTCATGCCGCAGCAAAGACGATATACATAGATTGGCCTGGCTGGGCTGGAAAATCTCGTAAAACTGACCCTTCCGCCGCAACTATGTTGGTTTTTTCTACGGATAAGGAAACCTATAATGTTGGAGAAAATGCTACGGTTACCTTTCCTAGTTCAGAAGGAAGTCGTGCTTTGGTTACAGTAGAGAACGGCACGGAAGTTTTAAAAAGTCTTTGGGTAGATACGGCAAAGGACGAGACAAAGTTTCAACTTGCTATAAATGAGCTCTATGCGCCCAACGTTTTTGTTCATATTTCTTTATTGCAGCCCCATGCAAGTACTTTGAACGATAACCCTATTCGGTTATATGGTGTAGTACCGATTGCTGTTGAAAACCCAGCGACAAAAATTACACCTGTTATTGCAATGCCCGAAGTCTTGCAGCCGGAAGAGACCATAACGGTTAGGGTAAGCGAGAAGAGCAAAAAGGCAATGACGTATAGTATTGCTATTGTAGACGAAGGGTTATTGGATTTAACACGCTTTCAAACTCCAGACCCATGGGGTACTTTTTATGCTCATGAAGCACTAGGTGTAAAAACATGGGATGTATTTGATGATGTTATTGGAGCTTTTGGAGGTAAAGTAAATCAGGTATTTGCTATTGGTGGTGATGGAGAATTGGCAGGTGCAAAGAATAAAAAAGCGAACAGGTTTGAACCTATGGTGGTTCATTTGGGTCCTTTTAGCTTGAAGGAAGGGGAAGCCAAGTCACATGAATTTAAGATTCCCAAGTATGTTGGGTCTGTTAGAACCATGGTTGTTGCAGGTAATTCGCAAACCGAAGCTTACGGAATGGCCGAAAAATCAACTCCCGTTCGTAAACCTTTGATGGTATTGGCATCCTTACCTAGAAAAATCACACCTGGTGAAACCGTAACCTTACCGGTAACGGTATTTGCAATGGAAAAGAAGGTCAAAAATGTGACTTTAAAATTGAAGGCAGACCCATCGTTCACTATTTCAGGTGATGCTACTCAATCATTAACTTTTACACAACCAGATGAGAAAATGGCTTATTTTCAGTTGAAAGTGGCCGATTTTAAAGGGATAGGCAAAGTCATTGTTGAGGCTTCCGGTAATGGCGAAAAGGCTTCTTTTGAAATCCCTATAGATGTGGTAAACCCCAATCCGGTTACCTCAGAAATGCAAAACATCGTTTTGGAACCTAATTCCGAGCAAACCATAAACCTGGAAACTTTTGGTATCTCAGGAAGTAATTCGGCAGAAATTGAGCTTTCTACTTTGCCTCCAATGAATTTTAATGGGCGCATGCAAAACCTCATTCGCTATCCTCATGGATGTTTGGAGCAGACTACGTCTGCGGCTTTCCCACAGTTATATCTCTCGGATATTTTTGATTTGGATGGCAATAAGAAGAAAAGTATTCAGCAAAATATAGTTCGAGCTATTAAAATTTTAGGCGGTTATCAAAATGCTACAGGAGGATTTTCGTATTGGCCTGGACAGAACTATTCCAATGATTGGGGGACTTCTTACGCCGGTCATTTTTTATTAGAGGCAGAAAAGAAGGGGTATGTGTTGCCTATAGGCTTTAAATCTAGTTGGCTAAAATATCAGCAGAATAGTTCAAAACAATGGCGTTCGGGTATTAATAGTTCAGATTTGGCACAGGCGTATCGCCTATATTCTTTAGCGTTGTCAGGAAATGCAGATGTATCTAGTATGAACCGGTTACGAGAAACAAGTGGTTTGTCCAGCGAGGCAAAATTCCGTTTAGCGGCTAGTTATGGATTAATTGGTCAAAACAATGTCGCCAAGGGTATTTTGAGCACGGCAAAACTTGATTTTGAAAATAACGGTTATGATTATTACACTTACGGTTCATCCGACAGAAATAGAGCAATGGCTTTAGAAACCTATGTTTTGTTAAAAGATAAAGTCAAAGCTCAGAATATGGCAAAAACAATTGCTGAACGCATCTCGGAATCTAATTGGCTGAGTACTCAGTCTACCGCATATAGCTTGATTGCTATGGCCAAGTTTGCTAATTTGGTAGGTGGTAAGGGTATAAAAGCCGCGTTGGTTGTAAATGGAAACTCAGAAAACGTCAGTACCTCAAAGACCTTGGCAACTCGTAATATTTCCATGAAAAATGGAAGGAACACAATTGCGATTAAAAACACAGAAGCCAGTACTTTGTTTGTTTCTATTGTAAACCAAGGAATTTTACCAGTAGGTGGGGAGAAATCAATTCAGCGGAACTTAGTGGTAGAAACGGTTTTTAAAGGAAGAAACGGTTCTTTGTTAGATGTCAGTCAAATGGCGCAGGGCACGGACTTTGTTGCCGAGGTTACCTTAACGAATACTACTAGTAAAGCAGTTAAGGATATGGCGCTCACTGAAATTTTCCCTAGTGGATGGGAAATTGTGAATACGCGTTTTACTGATTTTGGGGAGTTCGCAGACAACCAGGTAACATACACAGATATTCGTGATGACCGCAGCAACTTTTATTTTGACATGGATAAAAATGAAACAAAAACATTCAGGGTGCTGTTGAATGCCTCTTATTTAGGGCGATACTATTTGCCAGGTGTTCAAGCAGAGGCTATGTACGATAATGAATATATGGTGCGGACTAATGGTCGTTGGGTAGAAGTGGTTCAGTAAAATTTAGATGGATTGTAGAAATAAAAAAGACCCTTACAAAGGGTCTTTTTCTTATTTAGGTAATAGATATATGTTTTATTTTTTCTTGAATTTTTCTTGGTATTCGCCGTTACCTTCATTAATAGTAAGCGTTAGAATATCTCCAGAAACCTTATATTTTGCAACGGTTATATCTGAATTTCCATCGGTGCCATAATCCAATTGAACCTTTCCATTAAACAAATAAGTCCATGAACCGGAATCGTGAGTTCCTTCTATGCAGTCACCGCTTGTACTATCTGTGCTGTGGAGTTCATAATCTAAAATGTTACCATCTTTAAATCGTAGAATATCCATGCTCTCACAGTCATTAGCAAGTTCTTCGCCTTCAGAATCTACATATGCAATATAGGACCAAGTTCCTAATAAGTCACCATCGTCACCGGAGTCGTCGGATTTACACGAAGTTAGAATACAGCCTACGGCCATAAAAAATAATAAAATAGGTTTTTTCATTTTTTAATCTGATTTGGTGAAGTACTAAAACGTCTCTGAATTATAGAAATTACATGGGAGACCATGTTTTAGAGCAACTACCACTTTTAAAGATGAAGTTTATTGTTTAACTGTTGTTTTATTCGAGAGTTGAATAATTGGCAAGTATAGCTTTTCTATATAATGTTAAGGCATATGGTTCTTAAGTACTTGCCTGCAACGTTTCTTTTTCTATTTCGCCTTTTGGGTTTATTTCTTCTTGAAGGACATTGTCAAAAATAAATGCACCAATTTCTTTAATGGGTTCGTAAAGTATGGATTCCTGCATGGTCTCACCTTTGACAACACCTGTGGAATTATTCACACGTTCAAAGAAAATGAGTAAAGCACCTAAGATTACGGCTACTTTAACAACCCCAAAAATTCCACCAGCAACCTTGTTTAAAAGTCCTAACATAGCAAAGTTGGCTATTTTGGTTAGGAATCTTCCCGCTAATTGTACAGCAAGAACAATGACTATAAAGGTGATTACAAAAGCGGCAATATTAATATACCGTTCGTTCCATTCCATATTCTGGGAAAGGTAATCACCTGCATAATATGAGAAATGGATAGCGCCATAAATACCCGCAATTAAGGCAATAATAGAGGCAATCTCTACAAAAAGTCCGTTTTTGAGACCTTTCCAAAGTCCATATAAAAGCAGTAATCCTAAAATAATATCTAAGAAGCTCATGATTGATGTCTTTACACAAAAGTAGTATTTTGATTTGTACCTTTGCAACTTATATCTATTCCGCGGAATAATGCAAAAGAATTAATGGCAAGAGACGAAGAGTTAAAAGAAAAATGGAATGTATTAGTGGGTAAATTATCTACTCAATTTGCTGATGGAGATACATTAGAACTTGATGCAATCATATATTTAGTAGGGGTTCAGGAACTAGGGCAATATCACAGAAAATATAAAAAGAACGATAAATTAGACCTTATGCATATTGCTATTTGTCGTTTATTGGAGCCCTATGGTTATTATGAGTTTGAGTTTTTTGATGATGATGGTTGGCCCCATTATACCATTAAAGAAGAGTTACCCGCATTAAAGGCTGGGGAACAATCTGTTTTAATGAAAGAGGCCATTGTCGGTTATTTTGTTGATAAGGAGTATATCTAATGCGTTATGGTATTGACATATAGAATGTGCTGCAACCGAAACACTAGCGATTAGATTTGTTAGAAACCCTGATTTTTTGTCAATACAGGGATAATATTTGTTTAAAAAATGAAGAGGATCCGCTCATTTGGCAGAAGGCACCCAAAGAAGCTGATTTTTTTGGTAGTTTTTCTTATTGCGTATTATTTCTGTTTACCTAAAAAGTTATTTAAATCGCCCACGGCTACTGTGGTAGAAAGTAAGCAGGGCGCTTTGTTAGGCGCTATGATTGCAGATGATGGTCAATGGCGGTTTGCAGAGGTAGATAGCGTACCGTATAAGTTTAGGACTTGTATTCTTCAATTTGAAGATGCGTATTTCTACAAACATCCCGGCTTTAACCCGGCGGCTATTGTAAAGGCAGTTGGGGCCAATATAAATGCGGGTAGAACGGTACGTGGAGGCAGTACGATTACGCAACAAGTAATCAGATTGGCTAGAAGCGGTAAAACACGTTCTTATTTTGAAAAGGGCATAGAACTGATTTTGGCAACGAGGCTGGAACTGAGTCGCTCAAAAGATGACATTCTAAAGCTTTATGCCAGTCATGCGCCTTTTGGAGGTAATGTTGTGGGTATAGAAGTGGCGGCTTGGCGTTATTTTGGGC
This genomic interval from Zobellia roscoffensis contains the following:
- a CDS encoding alpha-2-macroglobulin family protein is translated as MKVHLLFRFLLLFVFISACTSKKEDAANQADNLNRFQEYVGQVSHGIISAQSSVRVVLNTPIEFWNAGDELDQDLFEISPKIEAKVVALDSRTIAFVPLNGFEQDTEYKFQLNLDDIITDLPDDLGDLNFTVKTLEQQFNIYTDALQSYSKEYQYITGRLHMADVFPLDKAKQLVSGTHNGKSVSVKFDAGTEKGTEFSFKIDSLQRLDEDSKLKVSWSGERFSVDSKGEESITIPGKNNFTVLDASVDIGKNAIVSINFSDPIKKSQNFNGLVVLEQDDAVKYAVDGNTLKVYPSKDIEGTVTLEVYEGIQSADGNKLKNKFTERIAFERLKPEVRLLSNGTILPSSNNLKVNFEAVSLASIKVSVFKIYENNVLQFLQNSNLNGQGDLRAVARPIARKKITLENLSSTNGKWVAHALDLKTLITPQEGAMYRVELDFGPEDSAYGCEGSGFEVSVEDEDNFDEEKENSSWDNVENYYYDDYYYDYNWNERENPCDKSYYYNKKVGMNILASDIGVTVKKGINKSYFVAVTDILNTQPIAGAKVTFYNYQQQPLGQVVTDVEGMSVFDGDRPAYFAIAESNGQKTYVKLNDGNALSVSKFKVSGVALQKGLKGFIFGERGVWRPGDDIFLSFMLNDKAHELPENHPVKLELFDPYNKVVHREVRTNGLNNFYQFNLKTDENVPTGNWLAKISVGGATFTKSLKLETIKPNRLKIKTEFDDEILNASKSITGSMEVKWLHGAIAKNLKADITAKFNATTTTFNTFPGYVFEDPTRNFSVEDQVVFDGKVDGEGKTRFSMNPQLTTMAPGMLKAAFITKVYENGGDFSTDVFSKTYSPYNTYVGLTVPKGDKTRGMLLTDTPHTFDVVTVDEKGSPKATKSLNVTIHKVSWRWWWDTSADNLSNYSSSQYHEKVFEKTISTNASGKGNFKFELKYPEWGRYLVRVQDPNGGHAAAKTIYIDWPGWAGKSRKTDPSAATMLVFSTDKETYNVGENATVTFPSSEGSRALVTVENGTEVLKSLWVDTAKDETKFQLAINELYAPNVFVHISLLQPHASTLNDNPIRLYGVVPIAVENPATKITPVIAMPEVLQPEETITVRVSEKSKKAMTYSIAIVDEGLLDLTRFQTPDPWGTFYAHEALGVKTWDVFDDVIGAFGGKVNQVFAIGGDGELAGAKNKKANRFEPMVVHLGPFSLKEGEAKSHEFKIPKYVGSVRTMVVAGNSQTEAYGMAEKSTPVRKPLMVLASLPRKITPGETVTLPVTVFAMEKKVKNVTLKLKADPSFTISGDATQSLTFTQPDEKMAYFQLKVADFKGIGKVIVEASGNGEKASFEIPIDVVNPNPVTSEMQNIVLEPNSEQTINLETFGISGSNSAEIELSTLPPMNFNGRMQNLIRYPHGCLEQTTSAAFPQLYLSDIFDLDGNKKKSIQQNIVRAIKILGGYQNATGGFSYWPGQNYSNDWGTSYAGHFLLEAEKKGYVLPIGFKSSWLKYQQNSSKQWRSGINSSDLAQAYRLYSLALSGNADVSSMNRLRETSGLSSEAKFRLAASYGLIGQNNVAKGILSTAKLDFENNGYDYYTYGSSDRNRAMALETYVLLKDKVKAQNMAKTIAERISESNWLSTQSTAYSLIAMAKFANLVGGKGIKAALVVNGNSENVSTSKTLATRNISMKNGRNTIAIKNTEASTLFVSIVNQGILPVGGEKSIQRNLVVETVFKGRNGSLLDVSQMAQGTDFVAEVTLTNTTSKAVKDMALTEIFPSGWEIVNTRFTDFGEFADNQVTYTDIRDDRSNFYFDMDKNETKTFRVLLNASYLGRYYLPGVQAEAMYDNEYMVRTNGRWVEVVQ
- a CDS encoding lipocalin-like domain-containing protein, with the translated sequence MKKPILLFFMAVGCILTSCKSDDSGDDGDLLGTWSYIAYVDSEGEELANDCESMDILRFKDGNILDYELHSTDSTSGDCIEGTHDSGSWTYLFNGKVQLDYGTDGNSDITVAKYKVSGDILTLTINEGNGEYQEKFKKK
- a CDS encoding CvpA family protein — protein: MSFLDIILGLLLLYGLWKGLKNGLFVEIASIIALIAGIYGAIHFSYYAGDYLSQNMEWNERYINIAAFVITFIVIVLAVQLAGRFLTKIANFAMLGLLNKVAGGIFGVVKVAVILGALLIFFERVNNSTGVVKGETMQESILYEPIKEIGAFIFDNVLQEEINPKGEIEKETLQAST